In the genome of Pediococcus claussenii ATCC BAA-344, one region contains:
- the hemL gene encoding glutamate-1-semialdehyde 2,1-aminomutase gives MKNFEKSIAAYKEAVRYMPGGVNSPVRAFSNVEMDPIFIERGKNQYLYDIDGNSYVDYVLSWGPLILGHADDTVISALKETIDRGTSFGAPTLVETKLAQTIQSIVPSMEMMRMVSSGTEATMSAVRLARGYTGRDKIVKFIGNYHGHSDSLIVDAGSGLATLDINTSPGVPKSITYETLTVPYNDVEAIQRLFENFGDEIAGVIVEPIAGNMGLIPGKKEFLQKLRELTTQHGSVLIFDEVMSGFRCDLHGAQGLYGITPDLTTLGKVVGGGLPVGVFGGKREIMKNITPEGSVYHAGTLSGNPLAMTAGITTLTQLKEEDYSNISRKLDYLSEKVQASANRNGIPFTIRHVGSMWGYFFTDGTVENFDDVQATNKDNFYKFFNYAIRNGLYIASSPFETSFLSTKHTDDDIEKTIQVFSDAFKTM, from the coding sequence ATGAAGAATTTTGAAAAATCAATTGCAGCATACAAGGAAGCAGTTCGTTACATGCCCGGTGGTGTAAATAGTCCTGTACGTGCTTTTAGTAACGTTGAGATGGATCCGATTTTTATCGAACGAGGAAAAAATCAATATTTGTATGATATCGATGGCAACTCATACGTTGATTATGTTCTGTCATGGGGGCCACTTATTTTAGGTCATGCTGATGATACCGTGATTTCAGCTTTAAAAGAAACAATTGACCGTGGTACAAGTTTTGGAGCACCAACGCTTGTTGAAACTAAATTAGCACAAACAATTCAATCGATTGTACCTTCAATGGAGATGATGCGGATGGTTTCATCTGGAACTGAGGCAACTATGAGTGCAGTTCGTTTGGCTCGAGGTTACACGGGTCGCGATAAAATTGTGAAATTTATTGGAAACTACCACGGCCATAGTGATTCATTAATTGTGGACGCTGGATCGGGTCTTGCGACTCTTGATATTAATACTTCACCTGGTGTACCAAAGAGTATTACGTATGAAACACTAACAGTCCCTTACAACGATGTTGAGGCAATTCAACGGTTATTTGAAAACTTTGGAGATGAAATTGCCGGCGTGATTGTTGAACCAATTGCGGGGAATATGGGATTAATTCCTGGTAAAAAGGAATTTCTACAAAAATTACGTGAATTAACAACTCAACACGGCTCAGTCTTAATATTTGATGAAGTAATGTCAGGATTCCGGTGTGATTTACATGGGGCACAAGGCTTATATGGTATTACTCCAGATTTAACAACTCTCGGAAAGGTCGTCGGAGGAGGGTTACCAGTTGGCGTTTTTGGTGGTAAGAGAGAAATCATGAAAAATATTACTCCTGAGGGCTCGGTCTATCATGCTGGTACGCTTTCGGGTAATCCGCTAGCAATGACTGCTGGTATTACAACTCTGACTCAGCTTAAAGAAGAAGATTATAGTAATATTTCGCGAAAGCTTGATTATCTAAGCGAAAAAGTTCAGGCATCTGCAAACCGAAATGGAATTCCATTTACGATCCGCCATGTCGGTTCTATGTGGGGGTACTTCTTTACAGATGGTACAGTGGAAAACTTTGATGATGTGCAAGCAACTAATAAAGATAATTTCTATAAGTTTTTCAATTATGCAATTCGTAATGGATTGTATATAGCATCTTCTCCATTTGAAACAAGCTTTTTATCAACAAAACACACAGATGATGATATTGAAAAAACGATTCAAGTTTTTTCAGATGCTTTTAAAACGATGTAG
- the hemB gene encoding porphobilinogen synthase, whose translation MNNFDRHRRLRTTATMRDLMRETVVTKNDLIAPVFVEEGLNGSTPISSMPGVSHFGLDSILNEVQEIVDAGIKSIILFGLPKDENKDDIGTGAWSDDGIVQQATRKIKNKFPNLIIIADCCMCEYTSTGHCGIVKEGYVDNDESLKYIARTAVSQAKAGADIIAPSNAMDGYVTAIRFALDQANLVNIPIMSYAVKYASSFYGPFREAANSAPKFGDRKSYQMDPANRLESIREAVSDQKEGADFVMVKPSMAFLDVMREIKDQVNLPMVAYNVSGEYAMIKAAAANGWIDEQSVVYETLTGMKRAGADLIITYFAKDYAKYLDQQGE comes from the coding sequence ATGAATAATTTTGATCGTCATCGTCGTTTAAGAACAACTGCAACAATGCGAGACTTAATGCGAGAAACCGTGGTTACAAAAAATGATTTAATTGCACCTGTCTTTGTCGAGGAAGGGCTAAATGGTTCGACTCCGATTTCTTCAATGCCAGGTGTCTCACATTTTGGGTTGGATTCAATTTTGAATGAGGTTCAGGAAATTGTGGATGCAGGTATTAAATCAATTATTTTGTTTGGCTTGCCGAAAGATGAGAACAAGGATGATATCGGGACAGGTGCCTGGTCTGACGACGGAATTGTTCAGCAGGCGACCAGAAAGATTAAGAATAAGTTTCCAAACCTAATCATTATTGCGGATTGTTGTATGTGTGAATATACATCAACTGGTCATTGCGGAATAGTTAAAGAAGGTTATGTTGATAATGATGAGTCATTAAAATACATTGCTCGTACCGCAGTTAGTCAAGCTAAGGCGGGGGCTGATATCATTGCGCCTTCGAATGCAATGGACGGTTATGTTACAGCAATTCGATTTGCTTTGGATCAAGCTAATCTGGTCAATATACCAATAATGTCTTATGCGGTTAAATATGCTTCAAGTTTTTATGGTCCGTTCCGAGAAGCTGCGAACAGTGCACCAAAGTTTGGTGACCGAAAGTCTTATCAAATGGATCCTGCAAATCGCTTAGAGTCAATTCGAGAAGCAGTCAGTGATCAAAAAGAAGGTGCAGACTTTGTAATGGTTAAACCATCAATGGCTTTCTTGGATGTAATGCGTGAGATTAAGGATCAAGTTAATCTACCAATGGTTGCCTACAACGTTTCTGGGGAATACGCAATGATTAAAGCGGCAGCCGCTAACGGTTGGATTGATGAACAATCTGTTGTATATGAAACGTTAACCGGCATGAAACGAGCAGGTGCTGATTTGATAATCACATATTTTGCTAAGGACTATGCTAAGTATTTGGACCAACAAGGAGAGTAA
- the hemC gene encoding hydroxymethylbilane synthase — MKKIIRVGTRKSILAVRQTNLVIEQLKENSPGVDFEIVNITTLGDRDYTTNIKMIYGKGIFVTEIEDALRTGKIDLAVHSLKDLLPETPQDLSLSSIPTRESPYDCLLTKTKIQSIQDLPEHARIGTSSIRRISELKHIRSDIEVVPIRGNLDTRIRKIDEMNLEGIVVAEAGLNRLNPELKQVYRSPAILELIPSAGQGALAIETRKDDDFVCSIVKKIHDLRTFDEVKAERELLASFGGTCNFPVGSFAIQNDKTIQLFGSISSYDGTDWIDTVIERNIKQSQNIASEVYQKLLAMGADRILKEIKENENE; from the coding sequence ATGAAAAAAATTATCAGGGTTGGAACACGGAAAAGTATTTTAGCTGTACGTCAAACAAACCTAGTGATCGAGCAACTTAAAGAGAATAGTCCTGGTGTTGATTTCGAAATTGTGAACATCACGACGTTAGGTGATCGAGACTATACGACTAATATCAAAATGATCTACGGAAAGGGAATCTTCGTAACTGAAATTGAAGATGCTCTCCGGACTGGCAAAATTGATCTGGCGGTGCATAGTTTAAAAGACCTATTGCCCGAGACGCCTCAAGATTTAAGCCTATCGAGCATTCCGACTCGAGAATCACCATACGATTGCTTGCTAACCAAAACTAAAATCCAATCTATTCAAGATTTGCCGGAGCATGCGAGAATTGGTACGAGTAGTATTCGCCGAATTTCAGAGTTGAAACATATTAGATCTGATATCGAAGTTGTTCCAATTCGAGGGAACCTAGACACTCGAATTAGAAAAATTGATGAGATGAATTTAGAAGGAATCGTAGTTGCAGAAGCGGGGCTGAATCGCTTGAATCCAGAATTGAAACAAGTTTATAGAAGCCCGGCGATTCTAGAACTGATTCCATCTGCAGGTCAGGGGGCATTGGCAATTGAAACAAGAAAAGATGATGATTTTGTTTGTTCAATTGTTAAAAAAATTCATGATTTAAGGACATTTGATGAGGTAAAAGCAGAACGAGAATTACTGGCCAGTTTTGGAGGAACATGTAACTTTCCAGTTGGTAGTTTTGCGATTCAGAATGATAAAACAATTCAGTTGTTTGGATCTATATCTTCTTATGACGGAACCGATTGGATTGATACTGTTATCGAGCGAAACATTAAACAAAGTCAAAATATTGCAAGTGAAGTTTATCAAAAGTTACTTGCAATGGGAGCTGACAGAATATTGAAAGAGATTAAGGAGAATGAAAATGAATAA
- the hemA gene encoding glutamyl-tRNA reductase has product MFLICMGLDYHKTPIKIRESMYFKENQLSEADQMLFAEKSILENVILSTCERTEVYAVVDQVHTGKYYIKRFLASEFGIAMDKISEYLNVRTGEQAVYHLMELTCGLDSPDIGEPHILGQVKNAFFTAQSSKSTGVLFNHLFKQAISFSKWTHYEYKINEYGETSTQIGLHAAKTRFNKLEDRKLLIVGAGDMAKQVLQNASGMGFESIQITNRSLDHAKQLADLIEEEVLISPITQLQQEIAAADIIVTAWGGRQQLIEPSWAESQGADLNEKVFIDLGLPRNIEFVSNFTDFYYDLDHLANITTKNHDLKLHLVKQVKAKIPDQVEEYFLWQKQLNVVPLIRSIRERSTAIQSDVYESLVNKLPELNDHEQKVIRKHMKSIVNQMLKSPIKEIKELSTLDDGDDYLNMLNIIFKRDA; this is encoded by the coding sequence ATGTTTCTAATTTGCATGGGGTTAGACTATCATAAAACGCCAATTAAAATACGCGAATCAATGTATTTTAAGGAAAATCAACTTTCTGAAGCTGACCAAATGCTTTTTGCAGAGAAGAGTATTTTGGAGAATGTAATTCTATCGACGTGTGAACGAACTGAAGTCTATGCAGTTGTTGACCAAGTTCATACCGGTAAATACTATATTAAACGCTTTTTGGCATCTGAATTTGGGATTGCCATGGATAAAATATCGGAATATTTAAATGTAAGAACTGGAGAACAGGCGGTTTACCATCTAATGGAACTGACTTGCGGATTGGATTCGCCCGATATTGGTGAGCCACATATTTTGGGACAAGTTAAGAATGCCTTTTTTACGGCACAGAGTTCTAAAAGTACTGGTGTTTTATTTAATCATTTGTTCAAGCAGGCTATTTCGTTTTCAAAGTGGACGCATTACGAGTACAAAATAAACGAGTATGGTGAGACCTCAACTCAGATTGGATTGCATGCCGCAAAGACACGCTTTAATAAATTGGAAGACCGCAAGCTTTTAATTGTTGGAGCCGGTGACATGGCAAAACAGGTATTACAAAATGCTTCCGGAATGGGATTTGAATCTATTCAAATTACTAATCGTAGTTTAGACCATGCAAAACAACTAGCTGATTTGATTGAGGAAGAGGTTCTAATTTCACCAATTACCCAATTGCAGCAGGAAATTGCAGCAGCCGATATTATTGTGACGGCTTGGGGTGGTAGACAGCAATTGATTGAACCAAGTTGGGCAGAATCTCAAGGAGCAGATTTAAATGAGAAAGTTTTCATTGATTTAGGATTACCTCGCAACATCGAATTTGTCAGTAACTTTACCGATTTTTATTACGATCTGGATCACCTTGCAAATATTACAACGAAAAATCATGATTTGAAGTTGCATTTGGTTAAACAGGTAAAAGCAAAGATTCCGGATCAAGTCGAAGAGTATTTTTTGTGGCAAAAGCAGTTGAATGTTGTTCCATTGATTAGATCTATTCGGGAAAGATCAACTGCTATTCAATCTGATGTATACGAAAGTTTAGTCAATAAATTACCAGAGCTTAATGATCATGAACAAAAAGTGATTCGAAAACATATGAAAAGTATTGTTAATCAAATGCTGAAGAGTCCAATTAAAGAGATTAAAGAACTTTCAACGCTTGACGATGGAGACGACTATTTGAATATGTTGAATATAATTTTTAAAAGGGATGCGTAG
- a CDS encoding bifunctional precorrin-2 dehydrogenase/sirohydrochlorin ferrochelatase: protein MLNLKNKKVVIVGGGMVAARKLRGLQSENAQITIISPQVDFEINPNKVRWIKADYLPELTKDADIVFACTNDKAVNQMIYQDAAQHQWINNVSNKESSDLYNVSVVQDEAVTYAISTNGTNPALAKKTRIRLQEFLKIKRKEE, encoded by the coding sequence ATGCTTAATTTAAAAAATAAAAAAGTGGTTATTGTCGGTGGCGGAATGGTTGCCGCCCGTAAATTAAGAGGCTTACAGAGTGAGAATGCCCAAATCACTATCATTAGTCCGCAAGTTGATTTTGAGATCAATCCGAACAAAGTACGGTGGATTAAAGCAGATTATTTACCAGAATTGACTAAAGATGCTGATATAGTGTTCGCCTGTACGAATGACAAGGCGGTTAACCAAATGATTTATCAGGATGCGGCCCAACACCAGTGGATTAATAATGTAAGCAATAAGGAAAGTTCCGATTTATATAACGTTTCGGTCGTCCAAGATGAAGCAGTTACCTATGCGATTTCCACCAATGGAACTAATCCGGCATTAGCAAAGAAAACAAGAATTAGATTACAAGAGTTTTTAAAAATTAAGAGAAAGGAGGAATAA
- a CDS encoding cobyric acid synthase has translation MTKRLMFQGTASDSGKSWMVAAFCRYLTNQGNEVVPFKSQNMALNSYITPEGFEMGRAQVFQAEAARKIPNVRMNPVLLKPSTDSESQIIVDGKVIGDMKAKDYFQFKNRLRSFVQNDFDQLASENDVVLLEGAGSPAEINLNKNDFANMGMADMADAPVVLVADIDKGGVFASIYGTIKLLPVEHQKRIKGIIINKFRGDVSLLQNGNNQIEELTGVPVLGVMPMTDLDIDEEDSVALARKSQEKVPGKDLDIAVIVVPKISNYTDFNSFKQYKDVSVRYVRNVSQLGIPDLIIIPGSKNTNEDLSYLRKIGFVDAIKNAHSQGCKVFGICGGYQMLGKKLVDKQHIESQIEEQQGIGLLNVTTYYEDQKTTTQACAQKDGYQLTGYEIHMGKTILGSKVKPFSEIREVNGKKRSRNDGAVSSDLSVNGTYLHGVFDNALWTRHFLNNIRLSKGLEPIFEEVIPIQEYKSQQYDKLAKIFAKNVDVSSLLKILDESEK, from the coding sequence ATGACAAAACGACTTATGTTTCAGGGAACAGCTTCTGACTCTGGGAAAAGTTGGATGGTTGCAGCTTTTTGTCGCTATTTAACTAATCAAGGTAACGAAGTAGTTCCATTTAAATCTCAAAATATGGCATTGAATTCATATATAACCCCGGAAGGTTTTGAAATGGGAAGAGCGCAGGTGTTTCAGGCAGAAGCAGCCAGGAAAATTCCAAATGTTCGTATGAATCCGGTTTTGTTAAAACCTTCAACTGATTCTGAATCTCAAATCATTGTTGACGGTAAAGTAATCGGTGATATGAAAGCAAAAGACTATTTTCAATTTAAAAACCGGCTTCGATCATTTGTTCAAAATGACTTTGACCAACTTGCTAGTGAAAATGACGTTGTGCTGTTGGAAGGTGCCGGTAGTCCGGCTGAAATCAACTTGAATAAAAACGATTTTGCAAACATGGGAATGGCAGACATGGCTGATGCGCCAGTTGTTTTGGTGGCAGATATTGATAAAGGTGGTGTGTTTGCTTCTATTTATGGAACTATCAAACTATTACCTGTGGAGCACCAAAAACGGATTAAAGGCATCATTATCAATAAGTTTAGGGGAGATGTTTCGCTTTTACAAAATGGTAACAATCAAATTGAAGAACTAACAGGAGTACCGGTTTTAGGAGTAATGCCAATGACTGATTTGGACATTGATGAAGAGGACAGTGTGGCTTTAGCTCGTAAGTCCCAGGAAAAAGTCCCAGGAAAAGATCTCGATATTGCTGTGATTGTAGTTCCTAAGATTTCTAATTATACGGATTTTAATAGTTTTAAACAGTATAAAGATGTCTCAGTTCGCTACGTTCGGAATGTTTCACAACTTGGGATACCCGATTTGATTATCATTCCAGGAAGTAAAAATACAAACGAAGATCTCAGCTATTTAAGGAAAATTGGATTTGTAGATGCAATTAAAAATGCTCATAGCCAAGGATGCAAGGTATTTGGAATTTGCGGTGGGTACCAAATGTTAGGTAAGAAATTAGTTGATAAACAACATATTGAATCACAGATTGAAGAACAGCAAGGAATTGGATTATTGAATGTTACGACATATTATGAGGATCAAAAGACGACAACACAAGCCTGCGCTCAGAAAGACGGATACCAACTTACTGGTTACGAAATCCACATGGGAAAAACAATCTTGGGATCCAAGGTTAAGCCCTTTTCCGAAATTAGAGAAGTAAACGGAAAGAAAAGGTCGAGAAATGATGGGGCAGTAAGTTCAGATCTGTCAGTTAATGGTACGTATTTACATGGAGTCTTTGATAACGCATTATGGACGCGTCATTTTTTGAATAACATTCGTTTATCGAAGGGGCTTGAACCAATTTTTGAAGAAGTGATACCTATCCAAGAATATAAGAGTCAGCAATACGATAAATTGGCAAAGATATTTGCCAAAAATGTGGATGTTAGTTCACTCTTAAAAATTCTTGATGAGTCAGAAAAGTAG
- a CDS encoding energy-coupling factor ABC transporter ATP-binding protein — MISLKNLDFSYDNKNKILDNLNIDFGEQGQIIGIVGPNGSGKSTIFKNIVALEKPTSGFVQVDGVPIKYSKKGLFNLRSQIGMVFQNADHQIFFSNVSEDVSFVLKNLKYSKKQIGERLDWVFKELDMEDIRDRPVQYLSGGQKRRVAIAGVMVMKPKWLLLDEPTTGLDFDGIKRMKNLIKQLMKNGQRFIISSHDMNFMYDICDYFYVIKGGSLLGKGTKQVVFENQEIMTQAQLEIPFIVKLHRKFGTELFENEEELFNSQIKLR; from the coding sequence ATGATTTCTTTAAAAAACTTGGATTTTTCCTATGATAATAAAAATAAAATTCTAGATAACCTTAACATCGATTTTGGTGAACAAGGGCAGATTATTGGAATTGTGGGCCCAAATGGTTCAGGAAAATCAACAATCTTTAAGAACATTGTGGCTTTGGAAAAACCTACTAGCGGATTTGTTCAAGTAGATGGTGTTCCAATTAAATATTCCAAAAAGGGATTGTTTAATTTACGATCACAAATTGGAATGGTTTTTCAAAATGCAGATCATCAAATTTTTTTCTCAAATGTATCTGAAGATGTTAGTTTTGTACTGAAAAATTTGAAATATAGTAAGAAGCAAATTGGGGAACGATTGGATTGGGTTTTTAAAGAACTAGATATGGAAGATATAAGGGATCGGCCCGTTCAGTATCTTAGTGGTGGGCAGAAAAGAAGAGTTGCAATTGCAGGTGTGATGGTAATGAAACCGAAGTGGCTATTGTTAGATGAACCAACAACGGGATTAGATTTTGATGGTATTAAACGCATGAAAAACTTGATTAAACAGCTAATGAAAAACGGACAGCGCTTTATTATATCGAGTCATGATATGAATTTTATGTATGATATTTGTGACTATTTTTATGTTATTAAAGGTGGTTCTTTGCTTGGAAAGGGAACTAAACAGGTCGTTTTTGAGAATCAAGAGATTATGACACAAGCACAGTTAGAGATTCCATTTATTGTTAAACTACATCGAAAATTTGGAACTGAGCTATTTGAGAATGAAGAGGAGCTATTTAATTCACAAATAAAACTGAGGTAG
- the cbiQ gene encoding cobalt ECF transporter T component CbiQ, giving the protein MLVIDKYAYENKIAKKNPWIKIGIFVLGLVLAFQPKADIKLATIMIYAGITIFVTQISIRTYLKWFYVILPFLVLSILGIVLTVSYNEDTLITSFSVGSSFFGVSRQMLPKGLMLGLQSLTAIVDVFFLALTTPFQQIIKVLLQLHFPKIFVEQVILIYRFIFIFLDASAKIYHAQSMRLGYHDFRVSIESISILIKMLFMQVIIDFEYLQNSLEVKLFEGDFHIE; this is encoded by the coding sequence ATGTTAGTGATTGATAAGTATGCTTACGAAAATAAAATCGCCAAAAAAAATCCTTGGATCAAAATCGGAATTTTTGTTTTAGGGCTTGTACTAGCATTTCAACCTAAAGCGGATATTAAATTGGCGACTATTATGATTTATGCAGGAATTACGATTTTCGTAACACAGATATCAATTCGAACATATTTAAAGTGGTTTTACGTGATTTTACCTTTTTTAGTTCTGAGCATTTTAGGAATTGTGTTAACGGTTTCTTACAACGAGGATACATTAATTACGTCGTTTTCCGTTGGATCATCATTTTTTGGTGTTTCTCGGCAGATGCTACCTAAAGGACTAATGCTTGGCTTGCAGTCGTTAACTGCAATTGTAGATGTATTTTTTCTGGCATTGACAACTCCATTTCAACAAATTATTAAAGTGCTGTTGCAATTACATTTTCCTAAGATATTTGTAGAACAAGTTATCTTGATCTATCGCTTTATTTTTATATTTTTAGATGCTAGCGCTAAAATTTACCACGCTCAAAGTATGCGACTTGGATATCACGATTTCAGAGTATCAATTGAATCAATTTCAATTTTGATAAAAATGCTATTTATGCAAGTGATTATTGACTTTGAGTATTTACAAAACAGTTTGGAAGTAAAACTTTTTGAAGGCGATTTTCATATCGAATAA
- a CDS encoding energy-coupling factor ABC transporter substrate-binding protein produces the protein MKNTKQNVILLVIVVCLVVFPLVFIKGGEFGGSDDQGTAQIKKNDPSYRVWAHPLWTPPSGEIETLIFTLQGSFGTGVIAYIIGFARGKKKNSKEE, from the coding sequence ATGAAGAATACTAAACAGAACGTAATTTTATTAGTAATTGTTGTTTGTCTTGTTGTATTTCCTCTAGTTTTTATAAAAGGAGGGGAATTTGGTGGAAGTGACGACCAAGGAACTGCACAAATCAAAAAGAATGATCCTTCGTATCGAGTGTGGGCACATCCACTGTGGACTCCGCCATCAGGTGAAATAGAAACGTTGATTTTTACATTACAGGGAAGTTTTGGAACAGGAGTAATAGCATATATTATTGGATTTGCTCGTGGAAAAAAGAAAAATAGTAAGGAAGAATAA
- a CDS encoding energy-coupling factor ABC transporter permease has product MLLALGFTFVPTVVHAMHIMEGMLPPLWCVFWYAVSLPFFMYGLYRLKKISENSNSKNTKLMFALCGAFVFVLSSLKLPSVTGSSSHPTGVGLGTVMFGPGVLVIMGVIVLLFQALLLAHGGLTTLGANAFSMTIVGPIIGFLVLILCKKMNVNKKVAIFLCAFFADLSTYVTTAFQLAVVFPDPNKGILGAAVKFMGIYAVTQVPLALAEGFLTVIVYNLIVSNGLWKEGSTILNEEY; this is encoded by the coding sequence ATCTTGTTGGCACTTGGCTTTACGTTCGTTCCTACAGTGGTTCATGCAATGCACATAATGGAAGGAATGTTACCACCATTATGGTGCGTGTTTTGGTATGCAGTTAGTCTTCCTTTTTTTATGTATGGTCTTTATCGATTGAAAAAGATTTCTGAAAATTCTAACTCGAAAAACACAAAATTAATGTTTGCCTTATGCGGAGCATTTGTATTTGTTCTTTCTTCATTGAAGCTCCCATCAGTTACAGGTTCTTCATCACATCCGACTGGTGTTGGTTTAGGAACTGTAATGTTTGGGCCAGGAGTTTTAGTGATTATGGGTGTGATTGTGCTATTATTTCAAGCTTTACTACTTGCTCATGGTGGTTTAACTACACTAGGCGCTAATGCTTTTTCGATGACGATCGTTGGACCAATTATCGGTTTTCTGGTTTTGATACTTTGCAAAAAAATGAATGTTAATAAAAAGGTTGCTATCTTCCTCTGTGCATTCTTTGCAGATCTATCTACTTATGTAACAACAGCATTTCAACTTGCAGTGGTTTTCCCAGATCCCAATAAGGGTATTCTAGGAGCTGCGGTTAAATTTATGGGTATTTATGCCGTTACACAGGTGCCACTAGCGCTTGCAGAAGGTTTTTTAACAGTAATTGTTTATAACCTAATAGTTAGCAATGGCCTTTGGAAAGAAGGGAGCACAATTCTAAATGAAGAATACTAA
- a CDS encoding helix-turn-helix domain-containing protein, with protein sequence MNNLLEPIHSETYKRLARSLNSFVEITQIDALFFSLSGVLVNDGTVSTDSKIIQHAIDPASFGKYIIFPIILNDQIWGFTMCNSAKSSHRRLQLSKEYLSNLFSSIFTDFSGSSSEVLDPLTKDQLTQINFLSTLLQLKSTTHAVSVLPDPEVPISSEKVEAIQSIQYATEYICKNLNSSLTLDSVANHVFLSSSYLSRIFKKYMHVNFINYVNHQKIAQSQLELILTRTPINLISNNAGFTQTSYFTKTLKKITGVTPSIYRKKNINVKKIYTIPHTVNWNRANSVFDVSKAFFKENKLDYYYESTDGFLYVNSIGELTDSGDKSGWVFTVDGQQPSDSADLISSKDKSVIQWMYVEFDNF encoded by the coding sequence ATGAATAATCTACTAGAACCCATTCATTCTGAGACCTATAAAAGGCTTGCCAGATCCTTAAATTCATTTGTTGAAATCACTCAAATAGATGCGCTCTTTTTTAGTCTTTCTGGGGTGCTAGTTAATGACGGTACTGTTTCAACTGACAGTAAAATCATTCAACATGCGATTGATCCCGCCTCTTTCGGAAAATACATTATTTTTCCCATCATTTTGAACGATCAAATTTGGGGATTTACGATGTGTAACTCGGCAAAATCTTCACATCGTAGACTTCAACTTTCAAAAGAATATTTATCTAATTTATTTAGCAGTATTTTTACAGATTTTTCAGGCTCATCATCTGAGGTTCTTGACCCCCTAACTAAAGATCAATTAACTCAAATCAATTTTTTGAGTACGTTGCTTCAACTAAAATCAACTACCCATGCTGTTTCTGTATTACCAGATCCTGAGGTGCCAATAAGTTCCGAAAAAGTTGAGGCCATCCAAAGTATCCAATATGCAACGGAATATATATGTAAAAATTTAAACAGCTCTCTCACACTTGATAGTGTTGCCAACCATGTGTTCCTGTCTTCATCATATTTAAGTAGAATTTTTAAAAAGTATATGCATGTTAACTTCATTAACTATGTAAATCACCAAAAAATTGCCCAATCACAACTGGAATTAATTTTAACCAGAACACCAATTAATTTAATTTCAAATAACGCCGGATTCACACAAACTAGTTATTTTACTAAGACATTAAAAAAAATTACTGGTGTTACTCCCTCGATTTATCGAAAAAAAAATATTAACGTAAAAAAAATATATACAATTCCACATACCGTTAATTGGAACAGGGCTAATTCTGTCTTCGATGTTTCAAAAGCATTCTTTAAAGAAAACAAATTAGATTACTACTACGAATCAACTGATGGATTTTTATATGTTAACAGCATTGGAGAACTCACTGATTCCGGCGATAAAAGTGGCTGGGTATTTACAGTTGATGGTCAACAACCATCTGACTCGGCCGACCTGATTTCCTCAAAAGATAAATCTGTAATTCAATGGATGTATGTTGAGTTTGATAACTTTTAA